A genomic segment from Daphnia carinata strain CSIRO-1 chromosome 1, CSIRO_AGI_Dcar_HiC_V3, whole genome shotgun sequence encodes:
- the LOC130691912 gene encoding gamma-soluble NSF attachment protein-like — protein sequence MASAKKSAEGTDLVQQAEKYLKTSLLKWKPDYELAADSYNKAATCFKTAKELHKAKDCLYKASDCYKQTKAYFSAAKSLDQAILLLKELQDWKEISTIAHKACQLFQEHGSPDTAALLLDKSAKIIEPHLPEDALVLYKRAMEVVMVEDRPRQASEFASRAGRLLVRLGRYEDAINMLSKEMNYHIAGENPAAVGRVLVAVVMLHLAREDVIAAGKAIQEWGGNGQQEELQVAMNLHHAFDSEDAQAAERALADPFIRHMDVEYAKLTRSVPLPKGLSELENAARPKTNLESLVDDIPAIDDDDIENEYGGVARSYNANPEAESTEIKNDDDLEEGGLC from the exons ATGGCTTCAGCAAAGAAATCCGCCGAAGGAACGGACCTTGTTCAGCAAGCAGAGAAATA CTTAAAAACCTCTTTGTTAAAATGGAAGCCAGACTATGAACTGGCAGCAGACAGCTATAACAAAGCTGCAACCTGCTTCAAAACTGCCAAAGAGCTCCATAAAGCAAAAGATTGTCTGTACAAAGCATCGGATTGCTACAAGCAAACCAAAGC ATACTTCTCTGCTGCCAA GAGCTTGGATCAAGcaattcttttattaaaagaaTTGCAGGATTGGAAGGAAATATCGACTATTGCACATAAGGCTTGCCAACTGTTTCAAGAGCATGGATCTCCCGATACGGCTGCATTACTTTTGGATAAATCCGCAAAAATAATTGAGCCTCATCTTCCTGAAGATGCCCTTGTTTTATATAA GAGAGCAATGGAAGTCGTTATGGTAGAAGATCGGCCCCGCCAAGCATCCGAGTTTGCGTCCAGAGCTGGACGACTACTCGTCAGATTGGGAAG GTATGAAGACGCCATCAATATGCTATCAAAAGAGATGAACTACCATATTGCAGGAGAAAATCCAGCAGCAGTAGGAAGAGTATTGGTAGCTGTTGTTATG CTTCATCTAGCTCGCGAAGATGTAATCGCTGCTGGAAAAGCTATACAAGAATGGGGCGGCAACGGTCAGCAAGAAGAA CTTCAAGTAGCCATGAATCTACATCACGCTTTCGATTCTGAAGATGCCCAAGCAGCAGAGAGGGCACTCGCTGATCCTTTCATTCGCCACATGGATGTGGAATACGCGAAACTAACTCGATCCGTTCCATTACCCAAAGGGCTAAGTGAATTGGAGAATGCAGCTAGGCCAAAAACAAATCTAGAATCTCTTGTGGACGACATTCCAGCCATTGATGATGAC GACATCGAAAATGAATATGGCGGTGTTGCAAGGAGCTACAATGCAAATCCTGAAGCCGAATCAACAGAAATTAAAAACGATGACGATTTAGAAGAGGGTGGATTATGTTAA
- the LOC130691906 gene encoding protein MIS12 homolog — protein MDSMKTSVDYATQLLNYPPKTITDFVLGTLDSTVTECMDVMEKSLLESSVFEDIPKENIARGVDLLRSRFSKKMEPICSKLERFMTEVILKVPDHVLLPEDAAQRTKHHEKEHKKILKEIESIKSDIQMEKYKKVVFRGKLKEATETHENLKAVALETETTSQKVLRENKTMDIKENSEFILAKFERCRAQLKDLQELAPPPDTKDTNKLYRQKENDLFK, from the exons ATGGACAGTATGAAGACCTCCGTGGATTACGCCACTCAGTTACTCAATTATCCACCAAAAACCATCACTGATTTTG TCCTTGGGACACTGGACTCAACTGTTACAGAGTGTATGGATGTCATGGAAAAATCATTGTTGGAAAGCTCTGTCTTTGAAGATATTCCCAAAGAAAATATTGCCAGAGGGGTAGATCTTCTAAGAtcaagattttcaaaaaaaatggagCCTATCTGCAGCAAGCTTGAA AGGTTTATGACAGAGGTGATTTTAAAGGTTCCTGACCATGTACTCTTGCCTGAAGATGCAGCACAAAGAACCAAACATCacgaaaaagaacacaagaaGATTCTCAAAGAAATAGAGAGCATCAAGAGTGATATCCAAATG gaaaaatacaaaaaagtaGTCTTCAgaggaaaattaaaagaagcAACTGAGACTCACGAAAATCTTAAAGCTGTAGCTTTAGAAACTGAAACTACTTCCCAAAAGGTTTTAcgggaaaataaaacaatggacatcaaagaaaattcTGAATTTATCCTTGCAAAATTTGAGAGGTGTAGAGCTCAGTTAAAGGACTTGCAAGAATTGGCACCACCACCAGATACTAAGGACACAAATAAACTCTAccgccaaaaagaaaatgacctGTTCAAATAA
- the LOC130691907 gene encoding uncharacterized protein LOC130691907, translating into MYKNKKICLVLALCFLLLLTMQNCNAKRETLKKLFGFLDFDARDVKSPVAVAPRAPVVYVPQYRSADPIYLQPLTKPVPEVMLGGVSPYSNLDANGKNNPALWQYSNFYPEYQ; encoded by the exons ATGTACAAGAATAAG aaAATATGCCTCGTGTTAGCACTTTGTTTCCTTCTACTGCTGACAATGCAGAATTGCAATGCAAAGCGCGAAACGCTCAAAAAGTTATTTGGATTCCTTGACTTTGATGCACGGGATGTGAAATCACCTGTGGCTGTGGCGCCCCGAGCACCCGTGGTTTATGTTCCACAATATAGATCCGCAGATCCAATATACTTGCAGCCGTTGACCAAACCGGTACCAGAG GTCATGCTTGGTGGCGTCTCGCCATATTCGAACCTTGATGCTAATGGGAAAAACAATCCTGCGTTATGGCAGTATTCCAATTTTTATCCAGAATATCAATGA
- the LOC130691901 gene encoding uncharacterized protein LOC130691901 yields the protein MNPNNPQNMIGNYPLHYFHVNPASLNWQWNQVVPGPPAVRGNFVHVNPAFFQPNVLPPPELPNPKRIIINPKFFPHVQAEKNIGMPLNCQEMYHAERVVLVQNDEIPSVDRQAVQQQVKASKQPISTLNIHNSEQIPQQEQTKPSPIRHLADRRKLTKFNFTNQSVKNKYKWRKMESPLKTIAIKHAYKLVRKSAAKSPKIINRFTQRGQHHIFKTLTPPKLTSTPIEKQPPGNSRFKLDNRLAKTKKKANKIASPRTSLPKILQSKYRLVRNKCWKPNSLIVGKLASNRSNVSRSVINRSLANRFVVNRSFTNFKSPLCTPLAHHGSKLQRLAIINKSNKSIKKTKTSKKKAQKRYYDEESKAKPDEEVLDDVDVEIVEKPSGPKTRTPIGVLPSFITL from the coding sequence ATGAATCCAAACAATCCACAGAATATGATAGGGAATTACCCACTACATTATTTTCATGTAAATCCTGCAAGCTTAAACTGGCAGTGGAACCAAGTGGTACCTGGCCCTCCTGCAGTTAGAGGAAATTTTGTCCATGTCAACCCAGCCTTCTTTCAACCAAATGTGCTTCCACCCCCAGAATTGCCCAACCCCAAAAGAATAATCATCAATCCCAAGTTTTTTCCTCATGTACAAGCTGAAAAGAATATTGGGATGCCTTTGAACTGTCAAGAAATGTATCATGCTGAAAGAGTTGTGCTTGTTCAAAACGATGAAATCCCATCTGTGGATAGACAGGCTGTTCAGCAACAAGTGAAGGCAAGTAAACAGCCAATTTCAACCTTGAACATCCATAACTCTGAACAGATTCCGCAACAAGAGCAGACAAAACCAAGTCCCATTCGTCACCTTGCAGATCGTCGTAAACTGACAAAGTTCAATTTTACAAATCAGTcagtgaaaaacaaatataaatgGCGGAAAATGGAGAGCCCATTAAAAACCATTGCCATTAAACATGCCTATAAACTGGTTCGAAAATCCGCTGCAAAGTCTCCGAAGATAATTAATCGTTTTACCCAACGTGGGCAACACCACATATTCAAGACGCTAACTCCCCCAAAATTAACAAGTACGCCAATTGAAAAGCAGCCCCCAGGTAATTCACGTTTTAAATTGGATAACCGGCTtgccaaaacgaaaaagaaggcCAACAAGATTGCAAGTCCTCGAACGTCATTACCCAAGATTCTTCAAAGCAAATATAGACTGGTTCGAAACAAGTGTTGGAAACCCAATAGCCTCATTGTGGGGAAACTTGCTTCCAACCGCTCCAACGTAAGCCGCTCCGTTATCAATCGGTCTCTTGCCAACCGTTTCGTTGTCAATCGTAGTTTCACCAACTTTAAGTCCCCACTCTGCACACCATTGGCACATCACGGCAGCAAGCTTCAAAGGTTGGCTATTAttaataaatcaaataaaagcaTCAAGAAGACCAAAACTTCTAAAAAGAAGGCGCAGAAGCGTTATTATGATGAAGAATCAAAGGCCAAACCAGATGAAGAAGTCCTTGATGACGTGGATGTTGAGATTGTTGAAAAACCTTCGGGACCTAAAACGCGTACGCCGATAGGTGTGTTACCTTCCTTTATTACTTTGTAG
- the LOC130691903 gene encoding cyclin-D1-binding protein 1 homolog: protein MSNISEVFDDIFSNCDVLISSLQKEKDSSLQPYEHSLQEFHSNLASFSKVLSHEATKFAIAHSSPPFPDVSTTKSLAGSLCNATSQLVGCYLLLPYNCGSTFLQVIEKELESLLLGLKQFVEAIQNLILKNDTLQPCLVSTGILWEFCDRLPTLPQNNKEAVLAVLSREEELINDAIEELEQAVDASTNDEIDSDDETVIHGVGQELQPSVRGLVKTAAALIRKTKKVVNNFNGIDQNRLDPVVESVSSMSTEVDDLICSLYAPVNLILAVGHGNKLSSKVDNLLKTVQGIACEDDKAWIELLSKAVQHNFQNLQSKAASG, encoded by the exons ATGAGTAACATATCGGAAGTGTTTGATgacattttttcaaactgtGATGTTCTTATTTCTagtttacaaaaagaaaaag ATTCTTCTTTGCAGCCATATGAACATAGTTTACAGgaatttcattcaaatttaGCATCATTTTCCAAAGTCTTATCCCATGAAGCTACAAAATTTGCTATTGCTCACAGTAGCCCACCTTTTCCAGATgtgtcaacaacaaaaagtttAGCTGGAAGTTTGTGTAATGCAACAAGTCAATTAGTAGGATGCTATCTTTTGTTACCCTACAACTGTGGGTCAACATTTCTTCAAGTTATAGAGAAAGAGTTGGAATCCTTGCTTTTGGGTCTAAAGCAGTTTGTAGAAGCAATTCAGAATTTAATTCTTAAAAA tgaTACTCTGCAGCCCTGTCTTGTATCTACTGGGATTCTCTGGGAATTTTGTGACAGACTGCCAACCTTGCcccaaaacaataaagaagCAGTATTGGCTGTGCTAAGTAGAGAAGAAGAATTAATAAATGATGCAATCGAAGAACTAGAACAA GCTGTGGATGCTTCAACCAATGATGAAATCGATTCCGACGATGAAACCGTGATTCATGGGGTTGGACAAGAACTACAGCCGTCAGTCAGAGGTCTTGTAAAAACTGCAGCCGCGCTGAtacgaaaaacgaaaaaagtgGTCAACAATTTCAATGG TATCGACCAAAACAGACTAGATCCTGTAGTCGAAAGCGTTTCTAGCATGAGTACGGAAGTTGACGACCTAATCTGTTCCCTCTATGCTCCCGTAAACCTGATACTAGCTGTTGGACATGGCAACAAGCTCTCATCTAAAGTGGACAATCTTTTGAAAACTGTTCAGGGTATAGCGTGCGAGGATGATAAAGCCTGGATCGAATTGTTGTCTAAAGCTGTTCAACATAACTTCCAAAATTTGCAAAGCAAAGCAGCATCGGGGtaa